CAAAGCTTTCCCTTTAAAGGGAGCTTCACCGTTAAATAAGATATAAAAACCCTAGGACAGAAGCTGCCCCTTATTCGCTGACCAGGCGATAACCCACCCCGTACACGGACTGGATCAGTTCCTGCTCCGGACTGATATCGGAGAGTTTTTTACGCAACTTTTTAATATGGCTGTCAATGGTACGGTCGCTGACGATGCGGTCGTCATTGTACATGCTGCGCATCAGCTGCTCACGGGAAAATATCCGCCCCGGCTCCCGGCTTAACGGCTTTAACAGCTGGAATTCCACCGCGGTCAGCGCCAGTGTCTGGCCGTTATAACTGGCCTGGTAGCGTTCATCGTCAAGCTCAAGTTGCTGGCTCGGCGCCTGGACCGTCTGGGTCCTGCGCAGCACCGCCTTAACCCTGGCCACTACTTCCCTGGGGCTAAAAGGTTTACAGATATAATCGTCGGCTCCCAACTCCAGCCCAAGCAAACGATCGATTTCTTCGATTCTCGCCGTCACCATCAAAATAGGCACATTGGAGAACTGGCGGATTTCTTTACAGATTTGCATGCCGTCCTTCCCCGGCAACATAACATCAAGCACGATAGCATCCGGCTTATGCTCTTGTACCCAGGGGATCACTTCATTGCCGTCGTGGAGGCAATGGGGCTGGTATTGTGACTGGGTAAAATAATCCGCCAGCAGCTGGGCGAGTTTGATCTGGTCTTCAACAATTAAAATACTATTTAGTTGCATATTTTTCAGAAAAATTTAAATAATCGGCAGGCTAATAGTAACCTTAAGTCCTCCCAAGGTCGAATGGTTCGCACAAATTTCCCCCTGGTGGGCGGCCACTATATGGGAACAGATAGACAGGCCCAGGCCAGTGCCCCCGGTTTGGCTGTTGCGGGAATCATCGGTACGGTATAAGTGCTCAAACAAATGTGCCAGGTGCTTATCATCCACCCCGGGACCGTCATCTTCGATATATAAGCAGGCCTTTTCCTGGTTTCGCTCCAGGGTAATGCGTACCTGGCTGCCGCTGGAGGCGTATTTAATACAGTTATTCACCAGATTATCCAGTAACTGACAGAAGCGGGTCTTATCGGCATGTATCCATACGGCTTGTACCGGCACAGCCAGCTTAAAATCCAGCCCGACATCTGCCAGATATCCCTGATACTTCATCTGTTCATTCACCAGCAGCCGGGTCAGGTCAAGTTTTTGTTTTCTATAGGTCATACCGCCGATATCGGCGCTGGTAAGCTGATGCAGGTCTTCGATAAGCCGCTGCAGGTGCATCACCTCCTGGTTGGCGGACTCTATGCCCTCCTGACTCAGCGTCCTGATACCGTCTATCATGGCCTCCAGCTCCCCCCGCAAAATCGCCACCGGAGTGCGCAACTCATGGGAAATATTGGCTAACCAGCGCTTTCTTGCACTTTCATTTTGCTCCAAAGTGGTGGCCAGTTCGTTAAAGTCACGGCTGAGCATGCCGAACTCATCCCGGCGCTTCAAATCTAGGCTTTGCCGGTAATCCCCCTGGGTCAGCTTATGCATGCCTGAGGTTAACTGCCGGATAGGCTGAACCAGGTGCCTGGCCAGCGGCAGCGTTACCAGGATCACCAAGAGCATCACCAGCACGGCAATGAACCACAGGTAATGCTGTTGCTGCTCAAGAAAGTCCAGCTCATAACCTTTAGTCAATTCGTTACGTTTCGATACCGCCAGGAAACCTATGGTTTCTTCTTCCTGCGGGATATCCATATATACATATTCCCGGTTTTGCGGATAATCCCCCACCACATACTTTTTATCCCGATCCAGCAAGGCATAACTGACCCGGTATTCCGGCTTGGCCGCTCCAGGTTTATGATGTGGCGGTAAGGGAGGAAACCCGCCTTCTTCGTGAGGAGGCCTGAAGCCGTCCCTTCCGGGAGGCGGGGGACGAAACTCCGGCCGCCCGGGCGCAGGCCTGTTGCCGTAAGGCCTGCTTTCACCGGCTGCCAGTAGCCGGCCCTCACGGCGGGGCGGAGGCAAACGCCTGTCTCTCGTGCCATAAGCTGACTGCTCACGGGGCGGTCTTCGAAAGGAAGGTGCCTGATTAGCATCCGGCCTGCTGCCGTTAAGGGCACTGCTTCTTACGCGGTTTTCAGCCCGGGCCAAGCGGTTTGGTCCGCCCCCCGGCGGCGCAAAATCACTGCCCGCCAGATGGGTACTGAGCATATTTTTCAACCTGGCATGCTGGTCCACCATGGTTTGCCAACTACCCTGGCTTCTGTATACCTGAGACAATTCAATCACCAGGGGTTGCAGCGCTTCCATTTCCCGGGTATTGACATAATCCACCATACCTTTGCCTATGCTCCACTGCACCAGGCTCACCAAAGTGGTTACCAGTACCAGGCTAAAGATAAAAAGCGCTAAAAAAAGTTTATTATGAATTCTCATATGCAGGTTAAGTGTCGACGCCGCGGACAGTTTTATAAACCCCAAGATAAAACACCCGGTGATTTTTTAATAGCTTTAACGACAATTTCT
This genomic window from Thalassomonas viridans contains:
- a CDS encoding ATP-binding protein yields the protein MGFIKLSAASTLNLHMRIHNKLFLALFIFSLVLVTTLVSLVQWSIGKGMVDYVNTREMEALQPLVIELSQVYRSQGSWQTMVDQHARLKNMLSTHLAGSDFAPPGGGPNRLARAENRVRSSALNGSRPDANQAPSFRRPPREQSAYGTRDRRLPPPRREGRLLAAGESRPYGNRPAPGRPEFRPPPPGRDGFRPPHEEGGFPPLPPHHKPGAAKPEYRVSYALLDRDKKYVVGDYPQNREYVYMDIPQEEETIGFLAVSKRNELTKGYELDFLEQQQHYLWFIAVLVMLLVILVTLPLARHLVQPIRQLTSGMHKLTQGDYRQSLDLKRRDEFGMLSRDFNELATTLEQNESARKRWLANISHELRTPVAILRGELEAMIDGIRTLSQEGIESANQEVMHLQRLIEDLHQLTSADIGGMTYRKQKLDLTRLLVNEQMKYQGYLADVGLDFKLAVPVQAVWIHADKTRFCQLLDNLVNNCIKYASSGSQVRITLERNQEKACLYIEDDGPGVDDKHLAHLFEHLYRTDDSRNSQTGGTGLGLSICSHIVAAHQGEICANHSTLGGLKVTISLPII
- a CDS encoding response regulator, whose translation is MQLNSILIVEDQIKLAQLLADYFTQSQYQPHCLHDGNEVIPWVQEHKPDAIVLDVMLPGKDGMQICKEIRQFSNVPILMVTARIEEIDRLLGLELGADDYICKPFSPREVVARVKAVLRRTQTVQAPSQQLELDDERYQASYNGQTLALTAVEFQLLKPLSREPGRIFSREQLMRSMYNDDRIVSDRTIDSHIKKLRKKLSDISPEQELIQSVYGVGYRLVSE